In Pseudomonadota bacterium, a single window of DNA contains:
- a CDS encoding DUF2293 domain-containing protein, with product MKTDDSEIAVFISTRESTCSECGEDLGPHAWITLAKNKGALCLECADLGHLRFLPSGNTALTRRAKKNSQLYAVVLKWSKARKRYERQGLLVEESALEQAETECLADTEARERRRNREAERREVIDKEYVKKYGEQIRRYYPCMPLGLEVKIAEHACDKYSGRVGRSKEAKGFDEKSITLAIVAHIRHAETEYDELLMRGVDRYDARRIISDKINQVLKRWGETF from the coding sequence ATGAAAACCGATGACAGCGAAATAGCGGTTTTTATCTCGACCCGGGAGTCAACTTGCTCTGAGTGTGGGGAAGATCTCGGACCACATGCATGGATAACCCTCGCCAAAAACAAAGGGGCGCTGTGCCTGGAATGTGCTGACTTGGGACACCTGCGGTTCCTTCCGTCGGGTAATACAGCGTTAACCCGGAGGGCTAAGAAAAACTCTCAATTATATGCAGTTGTTTTAAAATGGTCAAAGGCAAGAAAGCGATATGAACGACAAGGACTCCTGGTTGAAGAGAGTGCGCTTGAGCAGGCAGAGACAGAGTGCCTGGCTGACACAGAGGCAAGAGAGCGCCGGAGAAACCGTGAGGCCGAAAGACGCGAAGTAATCGATAAAGAATACGTGAAAAAGTACGGCGAACAGATACGCCGATACTATCCTTGCATGCCCCTCGGTTTGGAGGTGAAAATAGCTGAACATGCATGCGATAAATACAGCGGTAGGGTAGGACGTTCAAAGGAGGCAAAAGGGTTCGATGAAAAATCTATAACCCTTGCAATAGTAGCACACATACGGCACGCCGAAACAGAATACGACGAACTTCTCATGCGTGGTGTAGACCGGTATGATGCCAGAAGGATTATTTCTGATAAAATCAATCAAGTGTTGAAAAGGTGGGGGGAGACTTTTTAA
- the pstS gene encoding phosphate ABC transporter substrate-binding protein PstS, with the protein MTTLRKKSIVAVLVFGLLLFGVIANAAEKELIGAGATFPQPLYSKLFDVYNQQNKIMINYQGIGSGGGINQLIKKTVDFGGTDAFMTEKELKDAGAPVLHISTCLGAVVVTYSLPGNPKINFTPDVVADIFLGRITKWNDPRIASANKDVKLPDLSISVVHRADGSGTTYIFSEYLTKVSKEWKEKMGTGKSINWPAGQIGQKGNPGVAGYVKQTPGSIGYVELLYAMQNKMPYGNIKNRAGKFVEPTPKSVSSAANVKIPDDTNVSLTDTDAKDGYPISGFTWLIFYKEQNYGGRSKEKAEVLSKLLMWMVGDGQKYVEPLQYSALSKEAADKAVKIIKSMTYKGTPLLK; encoded by the coding sequence ATGACCACTTTACGTAAAAAATCGATTGTTGCGGTGCTTGTTTTTGGTTTGTTGCTATTCGGAGTTATAGCTAACGCAGCAGAGAAGGAGCTGATCGGCGCAGGGGCAACATTCCCGCAGCCCCTTTATTCGAAGTTATTCGACGTATACAACCAGCAAAACAAGATAATGATTAACTACCAGGGTATCGGCTCAGGCGGCGGTATCAACCAGCTTATTAAAAAGACGGTTGATTTCGGCGGAACCGATGCGTTCATGACAGAAAAAGAACTGAAAGACGCGGGGGCTCCTGTACTTCACATATCTACCTGCCTCGGTGCGGTTGTGGTAACATACAGCCTTCCCGGCAATCCGAAAATCAATTTTACACCAGATGTCGTGGCGGATATCTTTCTCGGGAGGATTACAAAATGGAATGACCCCAGGATTGCTTCTGCAAACAAGGATGTGAAGCTCCCCGATCTTTCAATCAGCGTTGTCCACCGGGCCGATGGAAGCGGTACAACGTATATATTCAGTGAATACCTTACAAAGGTAAGTAAAGAATGGAAAGAAAAGATGGGAACCGGTAAATCCATAAACTGGCCGGCAGGGCAGATAGGGCAGAAAGGTAATCCGGGTGTGGCCGGCTATGTGAAGCAGACACCGGGTTCAATTGGTTATGTAGAGCTCCTCTACGCAATGCAGAATAAGATGCCCTATGGCAATATAAAAAATAGAGCAGGCAAGTTCGTTGAGCCTACTCCAAAATCAGTCAGCAGTGCGGCAAATGTGAAAATTCCTGATGACACAAACGTTTCGCTTACCGACACAGATGCAAAGGATGGGTATCCGATAAGCGGTTTTACATGGCTTATTTTTTACAAGGAACAGAATTACGGCGGCAGATCAAAGGAAAAGGCCGAAGTGCTGTCAAAGCTCCTCATGTGGATGGTTGGTGACGGACAAAAATATGTTGAGCCGCTCCAGTATTCAGCGTTATCGAAAGAAGCGGCAGACAAGGCAGTGAAGATTATAAAGTCGATGACGTATAAAGGAACACCCTTGTTGAAATAA
- the pstC gene encoding phosphate ABC transporter permease subunit PstC: MLTKDKTEKRFNLILKVTALFVVALLVVICLTLIVASVPSIRTFGFGFFIGKTWDAASEKFGALPFLVGTLLTSFLALAISIPFSIAISIFLGEYFKEGAISTFLRSSVEVLAGIPSVIFGLWGLFLLMPLVRMIEMQVGVVPHGVGILTASLILSIMVIPFSASIGREVVILVPSDLKEAAYSLGATRFEVIKNIIIPYARSGIFAGLLLALGRAIGETMAVTMLIGNSNFLPTGIFSPANTMASVIANEFAEATGITASSLIYVGLVLFLVTTIVNIIGTYVIKKISLEASKEVT, translated from the coding sequence ATGCTGACAAAAGATAAAACAGAAAAGAGATTCAATCTGATTCTGAAAGTGACTGCCCTTTTTGTTGTGGCTTTGCTTGTTGTGATCTGCCTGACGCTTATCGTCGCTTCTGTCCCGTCGATAAGAACCTTTGGATTCGGATTCTTTATCGGAAAGACATGGGATGCCGCATCGGAAAAATTCGGAGCGCTTCCCTTTCTTGTCGGGACGCTCCTCACTTCCTTCCTGGCGCTTGCAATATCAATCCCTTTTTCTATTGCCATCTCAATCTTTCTCGGAGAGTATTTCAAGGAAGGGGCAATTTCCACGTTTTTAAGAAGTTCCGTTGAAGTGTTAGCCGGCATCCCTTCCGTTATTTTTGGCCTCTGGGGGCTATTTCTCCTCATGCCTCTCGTAAGGATGATAGAAATGCAAGTCGGTGTGGTACCCCATGGGGTAGGGATACTGACTGCGTCTTTGATACTCTCCATCATGGTCATCCCTTTCTCGGCTTCAATTGGGAGAGAGGTGGTAATCCTTGTGCCCTCAGATTTGAAAGAGGCTGCATACTCATTGGGCGCTACACGGTTTGAAGTGATTAAAAATATTATCATTCCTTATGCACGTTCAGGCATCTTTGCCGGGCTGCTTCTTGCCCTGGGCAGGGCAATCGGTGAAACAATGGCGGTGACAATGCTTATCGGGAACAGCAATTTCCTCCCTACAGGCATCTTCAGCCCTGCAAATACTATGGCAAGCGTTATTGCAAATGAATTTGCCGAGGCAACGGGGATAACGGCATCATCACTTATCTATGTGGGGCTTGTGCTTTTTCTTGTCACGACAATTGTCAACATCATCGGCACATATGTCATCAAGAAAATAAGCCTTGAAGCATCCAAAGAGGTAACATAA
- the pstA gene encoding phosphate ABC transporter permease PstA, producing MEGNQGSRFPLESAQRAQRARGGGSDGFAGGGGDVSPRNRIIKDNIFKGAVILLSFISLLPLLLILYYITRNGIAVINWEFLTQLPRPIGEAGGGIYNAIIGTLFLIVLSSVLSIPFGISAGIYLSEKGEGKMAHIVRLCVVVLQGTPSIVIGIVAYMWVVGPFQGFSALSGGVALSIMMLPVIIKTTEETLKLMPYSLKEASLALGVPYYKTILKVILPTGLSGILTGILLSVARITGETAPLLFTAFGNQFMNYNIFKPMDSLPYRIFYYAMSPYPEWHTFAWGASFILVVVVLGFNLIARGIATKWKVQF from the coding sequence ATGGAAGGTAACCAGGGTAGCAGATTCCCGTTGGAATCTGCACAGCGAGCACAGCGAGCGAGAGGGGGAGGCTCCGACGGCTTTGCCGGTGGAGGGGGCGACGTAAGCCCCCGTAATAGAATCATAAAAGATAATATTTTTAAAGGCGCGGTTATTCTCCTTTCATTCATATCGCTTCTCCCGCTGCTTCTCATACTCTACTACATTACAAGAAACGGTATTGCAGTGATAAACTGGGAATTTCTGACCCAGCTTCCCAGGCCCATCGGTGAAGCAGGGGGCGGTATTTACAACGCAATCATAGGAACTCTTTTTCTCATCGTTCTTTCAAGCGTTTTGTCGATACCTTTCGGAATATCGGCAGGGATTTATCTTTCTGAAAAGGGTGAAGGAAAGATGGCCCATATTGTCAGACTCTGTGTTGTTGTCCTGCAGGGCACACCATCGATTGTCATAGGTATTGTTGCATATATGTGGGTTGTTGGACCTTTCCAAGGTTTTTCAGCTTTATCGGGAGGCGTTGCCCTCAGTATCATGATGCTGCCCGTTATTATCAAAACCACGGAAGAGACTCTGAAACTTATGCCTTACTCACTGAAAGAGGCCTCCCTTGCCCTTGGAGTGCCATATTATAAGACAATCCTGAAGGTCATTCTGCCCACAGGATTAAGCGGTATTCTGACAGGCATACTGCTCAGCGTTGCACGGATTACCGGAGAAACTGCACCGCTTCTCTTTACCGCTTTTGGTAACCAGTTTATGAATTATAACATCTTTAAACCTATGGATTCTTTGCCGTACCGTATTTTTTATTATGCAATGAGCCCTTATCCTGAATGGCACACATTTGCGTGGGGAGCTTCATTTATCCTCGTGGTAGTGGTCCTGGGCTTCAATCTCATCGCAAGGGGGATAGCAACTAAATGGAAAGTCCAGTTTTAG
- the pstB gene encoding phosphate ABC transporter ATP-binding protein PstB produces the protein MESPVLAVEDFCAFFGDNQILKDINISISNNLVTALMGPSGCGKTTLIRCVNRMHELIPDTKVSGKMYLKGEDVYAMEPIFLRRKIGMVFQKPNPFPMMSIYDNVIAGYKLNGLRLGRDEFDAIVERSLKSAALWNEVKDALHRKGTFLSGGQQQRLCIARALAMNPEILLLDEPTSALDPKSTAHIEELIVELKKNVTMLLVTHNIAQAARVSDFTAFIYLGELVEFGPTEKMFTVPKDKRTEEYLTGKFG, from the coding sequence ATGGAAAGTCCAGTTTTAGCTGTTGAGGATTTCTGTGCCTTTTTTGGCGACAACCAGATATTGAAGGATATCAACATTTCAATATCAAATAATCTTGTTACTGCGCTGATGGGTCCTTCCGGCTGCGGTAAAACTACCCTTATCAGATGTGTAAACAGGATGCATGAGCTGATACCCGATACAAAGGTGTCAGGCAAGATGTACCTGAAGGGCGAAGATGTCTACGCTATGGAGCCTATTTTCCTGAGGCGGAAGATAGGTATGGTCTTCCAGAAGCCAAACCCTTTTCCTATGATGAGCATCTACGATAATGTCATCGCGGGTTACAAATTGAACGGCCTCAGGCTCGGGAGGGATGAGTTTGACGCTATCGTTGAAAGATCATTGAAAAGCGCTGCTCTGTGGAACGAGGTGAAAGATGCACTCCATAGAAAAGGTACTTTCCTGTCGGGGGGGCAGCAACAGCGGTTGTGCATTGCCCGTGCCCTTGCGATGAATCCCGAAATTTTGTTGCTTGACGAGCCCACATCGGCCCTTGATCCGAAATCCACCGCCCATATCGAAGAGCTTATTGTGGAGCTGAAAAAGAATGTAACCATGCTCCTTGTTACCCATAATATTGCCCAGGCAGCAAGGGTTTCTGATTTTACCGCCTTTATTTACCTGGGTGAACTGGTAGAGTTCGGACCAACGGAAAAGATGTTTACCGTGCCTAAAGATAAAAGAACTGAAGAGTATCTGACGGGAAAATTCGGATAG
- the phoU gene encoding phosphate signaling complex protein PhoU encodes MLEEKITALRKELIEYAAIIEGMIEGSVNAQLRKDSAVLMEIIEKDEPIANDVEITIEDMCIGMIAQFQPKAKDLRTILMILKINNDLERAGDHAVNIAESGLFLNDRPQLKPLIDIPRMAQDSINMLKDSITSFINEDSPLAYNVCERDNEVDELGNQILRELITYMTCDPSTIERSLQLLKIARNLERIADLSTNICEDVIFMVDGAIIKHHILDKNILV; translated from the coding sequence ATGTTAGAAGAGAAAATAACCGCACTCAGAAAGGAACTCATCGAGTATGCTGCAATTATTGAAGGAATGATCGAAGGGAGTGTCAACGCTCAGCTCAGAAAAGACAGTGCAGTGCTCATGGAAATTATCGAAAAGGATGAGCCGATAGCGAATGATGTGGAAATTACCATTGAGGACATGTGTATCGGCATGATTGCCCAGTTCCAGCCAAAGGCTAAAGATTTGAGGACGATCCTTATGATTTTGAAGATTAATAATGATCTGGAGAGGGCAGGAGACCATGCCGTAAATATCGCTGAGAGTGGGCTTTTTTTAAATGACCGGCCACAGTTGAAACCACTCATCGATATCCCCAGAATGGCACAGGATTCTATAAATATGTTGAAGGACAGCATAACGTCATTCATTAATGAAGACTCTCCGCTGGCATACAACGTCTGTGAACGGGACAATGAAGTTGATGAACTGGGGAATCAGATCTTGCGTGAACTGATTACTTACATGACGTGTGATCCTTCCACTATCGAGCGTTCCCTTCAACTGCTCAAAATAGCACGCAACCTTGAGCGTATTGCTGACCTGTCAACGAATATCTGTGAGGATGTTATCTTTATGGTAGATGGAGCGATTATAAAGCATCATATATTAGACAAGAACATCCTTGTATAG
- a CDS encoding SRPBCC domain-containing protein has product MIIEGSFTVAAPIDKLFDFMLKPESIMTCVPGTESVKVIDDTTYECVVKQKVGIITAKLKFVNKMTKIEKPTHIEIEGEGEDVTKLGHFKNNTSVDLKEVSPGMVEVTYKSDVSIVGKLAMFGDRIMRAKAKDTEKEFTKNLQAKLKTLI; this is encoded by the coding sequence ATGATTATAGAGGGTAGTTTTACAGTAGCTGCACCTATTGATAAGCTGTTTGATTTCATGCTGAAACCGGAGAGTATCATGACATGTGTGCCCGGCACGGAGTCCGTGAAGGTCATCGATGATACAACCTATGAGTGCGTCGTAAAGCAGAAGGTCGGCATCATCACGGCGAAGCTGAAATTCGTCAACAAAATGACAAAGATTGAGAAGCCGACACACATTGAGATCGAAGGTGAAGGCGAAGACGTAACGAAGCTCGGTCATTTTAAGAATAATACCTCTGTAGATTTGAAAGAGGTATCTCCGGGTATGGTAGAGGTTACGTATAAATCAGATGTGAGCATCGTAGGAAAACTGGCCATGTTCGGCGACAGGATCATGAGGGCAAAAGCCAAAGATACAGAGAAAGAATTTACCAAGAACCTTCAGGCAAAGTTAAAGACACTGATATAG
- a CDS encoding xanthine dehydrogenase family protein molybdopterin-binding subunit, with translation MSHAKYSVINTHVHNIDGVAKVTGRATYTFDVTLPGMLYGKILRSPHPHAKIINIDASKALELSGVKAVVTGKDTLGIKQGIWRRYSELCDEQVLPLEKVRYIGEPVAAVAAITEEIAEAALDLIEVEYEVLPAVYEPLDAIKKEAPEIHEGIERNVNVTRHIEWGDVDEAFEDADYIREDWFKCSGQHHMCMETRAAVSSYTPDGKLTVWASTQSAYYTQGLIAGVLGMREGDVRVLAPYVGGGFGGKFELDAAMFCSAVLSKKLFKPVKIVFTREEDFIASKRRTPMFYYVRTGVKKDGTFLARESRMFSNGGAYTGMGATALYLSGFFHSFPYKWRGYRYDGYRVYTNTMPSTSMRGFGAPQAMFCSEQQIDWICKDLGLDPFEVRRKNGHTPGYEVPGQAFIQSCGLEQCINEIEKWVKAKGELPPNRGIGISSCGFMSGGIFNWFDSPYSFSSAVVTINEDGTVELHVGCQDIGQGSNTTMAIICAETLGVKIEDIKVHSGDTDHCPADLGAWGSRQTLMAGNAVKMACEDAKKQLLEFAYAEMGLNIVYDLDIKDRWVHVVARPERGMKYTDLVKKALRAKDGQRILGRGYYTPHRKGMISPAYSYMMQAVEAEIDPETGKITLIDAMTAHDCGQPINQLGLIGQLEGAFSMAAGYAYLEDMPMDNGKMLNPNLVDYKIIRAPEMPEAGIIEIDTYEPEGPYGAKEAGEGLTNPTAAALGNAIYNALGIQMKELPITPERILKALREKKEQEANK, from the coding sequence ATGAGTCACGCAAAATATTCTGTCATTAATACACATGTTCATAATATTGACGGGGTGGCGAAGGTTACGGGAAGGGCGACTTATACCTTCGACGTTACGCTGCCCGGCATGCTCTATGGAAAAATCTTACGGAGCCCCCATCCCCATGCAAAGATCATAAATATCGATGCGAGCAAGGCCCTGGAACTTTCCGGTGTAAAGGCCGTCGTAACAGGAAAAGACACCCTCGGCATTAAACAGGGTATCTGGAGACGGTATTCAGAACTCTGCGATGAACAGGTGCTTCCGTTGGAAAAAGTACGTTACATCGGTGAACCTGTAGCAGCAGTTGCGGCAATCACTGAAGAAATCGCTGAAGCAGCCCTGGATCTCATCGAGGTCGAATATGAAGTATTGCCAGCAGTCTACGAACCTCTTGATGCCATCAAGAAAGAAGCCCCCGAAATCCATGAGGGCATAGAGAGAAACGTTAACGTAACGCGTCATATCGAATGGGGTGATGTAGATGAGGCGTTTGAAGATGCCGATTACATAAGAGAGGATTGGTTTAAATGCTCCGGCCAGCACCATATGTGCATGGAGACCCGTGCAGCCGTTTCGAGTTACACACCGGACGGCAAGCTTACAGTCTGGGCATCAACACAGTCTGCATACTATACACAGGGTCTTATAGCAGGCGTGCTGGGTATGAGAGAAGGTGATGTACGCGTCCTCGCACCCTATGTAGGCGGCGGCTTCGGCGGCAAGTTCGAACTCGATGCAGCAATGTTCTGCAGCGCTGTCCTCTCCAAAAAACTTTTCAAACCAGTAAAAATCGTCTTCACCCGTGAAGAAGACTTTATCGCATCAAAGAGAAGAACCCCCATGTTCTACTATGTAAGAACAGGCGTTAAAAAAGACGGCACCTTTCTCGCAAGGGAATCCCGTATGTTTTCAAATGGCGGCGCTTATACAGGCATGGGTGCAACAGCACTCTACCTCTCCGGTTTTTTCCATTCATTCCCCTATAAATGGAGAGGCTACCGTTACGACGGATACAGGGTATATACCAATACAATGCCATCTACGTCGATGCGTGGCTTCGGAGCACCGCAGGCCATGTTCTGTTCAGAGCAGCAGATCGACTGGATATGTAAAGACCTTGGCCTTGACCCCTTTGAGGTGCGACGCAAAAACGGCCACACACCGGGATACGAAGTCCCTGGTCAGGCATTCATCCAGAGTTGCGGTTTGGAACAATGTATCAATGAAATCGAAAAATGGGTTAAAGCAAAGGGAGAACTTCCACCCAACAGAGGCATCGGTATCTCTTCTTGCGGTTTTATGTCAGGCGGTATCTTTAACTGGTTCGACTCGCCCTATTCCTTTTCCTCGGCTGTTGTCACCATCAACGAAGACGGCACCGTTGAACTTCACGTCGGCTGCCAGGATATCGGTCAGGGTTCTAATACCACTATGGCCATCATCTGCGCTGAAACGCTTGGCGTAAAAATAGAAGATATAAAGGTCCACTCCGGCGATACTGACCACTGCCCGGCAGACCTTGGCGCTTGGGGATCGAGACAGACCCTCATGGCCGGTAATGCAGTGAAAATGGCCTGCGAGGATGCAAAGAAACAACTCCTCGAATTTGCCTACGCGGAAATGGGCCTGAACATCGTATATGACCTTGACATCAAGGACAGATGGGTTCACGTTGTTGCACGTCCTGAAAGGGGCATGAAATATACTGACCTCGTGAAAAAGGCGCTCCGCGCAAAAGACGGCCAGAGGATTCTAGGCCGCGGCTACTATACGCCTCACAGAAAGGGTATGATCTCCCCCGCATACAGTTACATGATGCAGGCTGTTGAAGCTGAAATAGATCCTGAAACCGGTAAAATTACGCTTATTGACGCCATGACGGCACACGATTGCGGCCAGCCCATCAACCAGCTCGGCCTCATCGGTCAGCTTGAGGGGGCCTTTTCAATGGCGGCCGGTTACGCATACCTCGAGGATATGCCTATGGACAATGGCAAGATGTTGAATCCAAACCTTGTTGACTACAAAATCATCAGGGCGCCGGAGATGCCGGAAGCAGGGATTATTGAGATAGACACCTACGAGCCGGAAGGACCCTACGGAGCAAAAGAGGCAGGCGAAGGACTCACGAACCCCACAGCAGCAGCACTGGGTAACGCCATTTACAACGCACTGGGCATACAGATGAAAGAACTCCCCATTACCCCGGAAAGAATCCTGAAGGCATTGAGGGAGAAAAAGGAACAGGAAGCAAATAAATAA
- a CDS encoding (2Fe-2S)-binding protein, producing MEKQILKLAVNGQDYEVFINPKTLLVEVIRDHLGFTGTKRGCETVSCGACTVTVNGVAVKSCSVLAVQVEGMNVVTSEGLEDNGKLSPIQKAFLDYGSYQCGFCTSGMLMSATAFLDENKSPTKHAIKESIEGNICRCTGYNSIVRAIDAVAQGKYKEE from the coding sequence ATGGAAAAACAAATACTAAAATTAGCAGTTAATGGCCAGGATTATGAAGTTTTCATAAACCCGAAGACGTTACTCGTCGAGGTCATCAGGGATCACCTCGGTTTTACCGGTACAAAAAGGGGTTGTGAAACGGTTTCATGCGGCGCCTGTACGGTGACCGTGAACGGCGTGGCGGTCAAGTCCTGTTCTGTTCTTGCAGTGCAGGTAGAAGGCATGAACGTTGTTACATCTGAAGGTCTTGAAGATAATGGTAAGCTGAGCCCCATCCAGAAGGCTTTTCTTGATTACGGTTCCTACCAGTGCGGTTTCTGCACATCCGGTATGCTTATGTCTGCTACCGCATTCCTCGACGAGAATAAAAGCCCTACAAAACACGCGATAAAAGAGAGCATCGAGGGCAACATCTGCCGCTGCACCGGTTACAACAGCATCGTAAGGGCCATTGATGCAGTTGCACAAGGCAAATACAAGGAGGAGTGA
- a CDS encoding xanthine dehydrogenase family protein subunit M, with protein sequence MIYDFNYLKPGSLNEALSMLSEHKDECKVICGGQSLLIVMRQGMVAPEYLLDIKHVKELNYISFDAKDGLKIGATTTHRTIEKSDVIAKNYPVLVAMENKLASIQTRNWGTIGGNLAHADPAGDPAPVLISLKASIKVGGVNGERVFPLDEFSVDYFATQTNEDEIVLEVQVPVPEPKTGAAYQKFNLLDSDMGIVAVAASVTLNNDGTCKDARVVLGNAGPVPLRVKKVEELLIGKKYDEALFAEAGKIASEECEPVDDIHASEAHRRHIIGVLTKRMLKKAWDQAKA encoded by the coding sequence ATGATATACGATTTTAACTATCTAAAACCTGGTTCACTTAATGAAGCGCTCTCCATGCTCTCAGAGCATAAGGACGAGTGCAAGGTGATCTGCGGCGGCCAATCACTGCTCATCGTGATGAGACAGGGGATGGTTGCACCGGAGTACCTTCTCGACATCAAGCATGTAAAAGAACTGAATTACATTTCTTTTGATGCAAAAGATGGACTGAAGATCGGCGCCACAACCACCCACCGGACGATTGAGAAGTCAGATGTGATCGCTAAAAACTACCCGGTGCTGGTGGCTATGGAGAACAAGCTCGCCTCCATACAGACACGTAACTGGGGAACCATCGGCGGCAACCTTGCCCATGCCGATCCAGCAGGCGATCCTGCGCCTGTTCTCATCTCATTGAAGGCAAGCATTAAAGTTGGCGGCGTAAACGGCGAGAGGGTATTCCCGCTGGATGAGTTTTCTGTTGACTATTTTGCTACTCAAACGAATGAAGACGAAATTGTCCTTGAGGTTCAGGTTCCTGTACCGGAACCAAAGACCGGAGCAGCCTATCAGAAGTTTAACCTCCTGGACAGCGACATGGGTATTGTGGCTGTTGCAGCGTCTGTAACGCTAAATAACGATGGAACCTGCAAAGATGCCAGGGTTGTTCTCGGCAACGCAGGGCCTGTACCACTCCGGGTAAAGAAGGTGGAAGAATTGCTTATAGGAAAAAAATATGATGAAGCGCTTTTTGCTGAAGCAGGAAAGATTGCATCTGAAGAATGCGAACCTGTAGACGATATTCACGCATCTGAAGCACACAGAAGACACATCATCGGTGTTCTCACCAAAAGGATGCTGAAGAAGGCTTGGGATCAGGCCAAGGCTTAA
- a CDS encoding TRAP transporter substrate-binding protein — protein MKKHFAVKLFLFVLFMSFCLVTLPNLASAQQKEIKLNFSNFFPAPHDNSKIMEQWCKEVEKRTNGKVKITYYPGGTLTPAAQTYDNVVKGIADIGESVFAYTRGKFPLIEVWDLPLGYKNGVQATGLVNAFYAKFKPKELDEVKVLFLHAHGPGILHSKKPVAKLEDLKGMKIRATGLAAKIVAALGAAPVGTTMPETYDALRTGVADGAMAPEEALKGWKWGEVVSSTTQNFGSAYTASMFVIMNKAKWNSLPPDVQKVFEDVSKEWIVKQGQVWDNADKEGYAFSKAKGNKIIALSKEEDAKWAAKVKPLLDEYAKNAKAKGLPGDEALKFCVDYLKAH, from the coding sequence ATGAAAAAACATTTTGCAGTAAAGCTTTTTCTTTTCGTCCTGTTCATGTCTTTCTGCCTCGTCACGCTTCCCAATCTCGCATCGGCACAGCAGAAAGAGATAAAACTCAACTTCTCCAACTTCTTTCCGGCACCGCATGACAACAGTAAAATAATGGAGCAGTGGTGTAAAGAAGTGGAAAAGAGAACCAACGGTAAAGTCAAGATTACTTACTATCCAGGTGGTACGCTTACCCCTGCAGCCCAGACGTATGACAACGTCGTAAAGGGTATTGCTGATATCGGAGAGAGTGTCTTTGCTTACACAAGAGGAAAATTCCCCCTCATCGAAGTGTGGGATCTTCCTTTGGGATATAAGAACGGCGTCCAGGCAACAGGACTTGTGAATGCATTTTACGCAAAATTCAAACCGAAAGAACTTGATGAAGTAAAGGTGCTCTTTCTTCACGCACATGGTCCGGGCATCCTCCATTCAAAGAAACCTGTAGCAAAACTCGAAGATTTAAAGGGCATGAAGATCAGGGCAACCGGTCTTGCCGCAAAGATAGTTGCAGCGCTCGGCGCTGCACCTGTCGGAACAACCATGCCTGAGACATACGATGCGCTCCGTACCGGTGTTGCAGATGGTGCAATGGCCCCTGAAGAGGCATTAAAGGGCTGGAAATGGGGTGAAGTCGTTAGCTCAACAACCCAGAATTTCGGTTCCGCCTACACGGCAAGCATGTTTGTTATTATGAACAAGGCAAAATGGAATTCCTTACCACCCGATGTCCAGAAGGTCTTTGAGGATGTGAGCAAAGAATGGATAGTGAAGCAGGGCCAGGTATGGGATAATGCTGACAAGGAAGGTTATGCATTTTCAAAAGCCAAGGGCAACAAGATTATAGCCCTCTCCAAAGAGGAAGATGCGAAATGGGCAGCAAAGGTAAAACCGTTGCTTGATGAATATGCGAAGAACGCAAAGGCAAAAGGTCTGCCAGGTGACGAAGCATTGAAGTTCTGTGTTGATTATCTGAAGGCACATTAA